One window from the genome of Glycine soja cultivar W05 chromosome 12, ASM419377v2, whole genome shotgun sequence encodes:
- the LOC114378528 gene encoding uncharacterized protein LOC114378528, giving the protein MEDDTTMPQDDQRNSDGTRGIGGLNRSSKKSKQTKVPQRGLGVAQLEKIRLEEQQKRDVGAILPSPSTLSSTKPPYLPLPVKNFHDSNLSPSTPLLPCEPSSEFRSPLSLQQQQQQQHKDVKVPSTVPLANSGGFDVGWHVVPGHGNVPKSWSCYQFDSEKNNFGVDPGLPILPSLPFESSPIWPLPNLVQRTPQYQHQTSSPVVSVPSGTLSTSMPHFTIEPPSNQNNNCSSVPERSMEKMIGMKRQTPYSFSPDFPHAPAFNCISSPFAEIRTNAKTLCGNGTGFKFDAGNSTFREVSSSLASNSEPNSKKRREENENFNGDFLTLAPPSPTSYPPSKSKLSSTYLAFHNQGNVEDQIPAPPPVYRLFNQQKQPFYGFFLPEPKEEQIGQTTARIQNGHEVGESVDLNLKL; this is encoded by the exons ATGGAAGATGATACAACAATGCCTCAAGATGATCAAAGAAATTCTGATGGTACTAGAGGCATTGGGGGTCTTAATAGATCTTCTAAGAAGTCAAAGCAGACAAAAGTGCCACAAAGGGGACTTGGTGTGGCACAGCTTGAAAAGATAAGACTAGAAGAACAACAAAAGAGAGATGTAGGTGCAATTTTACCATCTCCTAGTACTTTATCATCAACCAAACCACCCTATCTGCCTCTCCCAGTTAAGAATTTTCATGACTCCAACCTATCCCCTTCCACACCACTTTTACCTTGTGAGCCATCATCTGAATTTAGGTCCCCTTTGTCActgcaacagcaacaacaacaacaacacaaggATGTTAAAGTTCCAAGCACTGTTCCATTGGCAAACAGTGGTGGCTTTGATGTTGGCTGGCATGTTGTTCCTGGACATGGGAATGTTCCCAAGTCGTGGAGCTGCTACCAGTTTGATTCTGAGAAGAACAACTTTGGAGTGGACCCAGGATTGCCGATTCTACCGAGTTTGCCTTTTGAATCCAGCCCCATTTGGCCTCTGCCCAATTTGGTGCAGAGAACACCACAATATCAGCATCAAACTTCTTCACCAGTg GTGAGTGTCCCGTCAGGAACTTTATCAACATCTATGCCTCATTTCACAATAGAGCCCCCTTCAAACCAAAACAACAATTGCAGCAGTGTGCCTGAGAGGTCAATGGAGAAG ATGATTGGCATGAAAAGGCAAACGCCATACTCTTTCTCCCCAGATTTTCCTCATGCCCCTGCTTTCAATTGTATATCGTCCCCCTTTGCTGAAATAAGAACTAATGCAAAAACTCTGTGCGGTAATGGAACCGGATTTAAATTTGATGCTGGCAATTCAACTTTCAG GGAAGTATCATCCTCTTTAGCATCCAACTCTGAGCCAAActcaaagaaaagaagagaagagaatgagAATTTCAATGGAGATTTTCTCACGTTGGCTCCTCCCTCTCCTACTTCGTATCCACCTTCGAAGTCCAAGTTGTCTTCAACTTACCTAGCATTTCACAACCAG gGAAATGTAGAAGATCAAATCCCTGCCCCCCCACCAGTGTACAGGCTGTTCAATCAACAAAAGCAACCATTTTATGGCTTCTTCCTTCCAGAACCAAAGGAAGAACAAATTGGACAAACAACAGCCAGGATTCAGAATGGTCATGAAGTGGGAGAAAGTGTTGATCTTAACTTGAAACTATGA